From one Catellatospora sp. IY07-71 genomic stretch:
- a CDS encoding maleylpyruvate isomerase family mycothiol-dependent enzyme, translated as MRAHGTKELWLDALRADAAAFRAVAGEADLTAVVPTCPDWTVLNLVHHLGGVYRWVRGHASRGVTSAPDPGSRRHDYPGAEETLDWFDEEAKGLIELLDALDPNMPAWNWAPQAKIALFWHRRMAHETAVHRWDIQMSQGMAEPLNDHLAADGVTEVLDSWLPAGRRKGPTDRYGVVHLTAPEEGQEWFIRLRGEGIALLDTDTLLDADGPDTRVHASGQASDLMLALWGRIGFDSLEVSGDESLLASLRTG; from the coding sequence ATGAGAGCGCACGGCACCAAGGAACTATGGCTCGACGCGCTGCGCGCCGACGCGGCCGCCTTCCGCGCCGTCGCCGGCGAGGCCGATCTGACGGCGGTCGTGCCCACCTGTCCGGACTGGACCGTGCTCAACCTGGTCCACCATCTCGGCGGGGTGTACCGCTGGGTCCGCGGCCACGCCAGCCGCGGCGTCACCAGCGCGCCCGACCCGGGGTCCCGGCGGCACGACTACCCGGGCGCCGAGGAGACCCTCGACTGGTTCGACGAGGAGGCCAAGGGCCTGATCGAGCTGCTCGACGCGCTCGACCCGAACATGCCCGCCTGGAACTGGGCGCCGCAGGCCAAGATCGCTTTGTTCTGGCACCGCCGGATGGCGCACGAGACCGCCGTGCACCGCTGGGACATCCAGATGTCGCAGGGCATGGCCGAGCCGCTGAACGACCACCTCGCCGCCGACGGGGTGACCGAGGTGCTGGACAGCTGGCTGCCCGCGGGCCGCCGCAAGGGCCCCACCGACCGGTACGGCGTCGTACACCTGACCGCGCCGGAGGAGGGCCAGGAGTGGTTCATCCGGCTGCGCGGCGAGGGCATCGCGCTGCTCGACACGGACACCCTGCTCGACGCCGACGGCCCGGACACCCGGGTGCACGCGTCCGGCCAGGCCAGTGACCTGATGCTCGCGCTGTGGGGCCGGATCGGCTTCGACTCGCTCGAGGTGAGCGGCGACGAGTCGCTGCTGGCCTCGCTGCGTACGGGCTGA
- a CDS encoding LacI family DNA-binding transcriptional regulator, with product MPRPTLEQVAQRAGVSRATVSRVVNDSPTVAESIRAAVRRAIDELGYVPNQAARSLVTQRTDSFALILPESPSRVFSDDQFFPGIIRGVSQELDSADKQLVLMVAGSQASHDRIERYALARHIDGVLIASMHGADPLPGTLARMGIPVLCGGRPLSQVRVPYVEVDNVTGARTAVRHLLETGRSRIATIAGPQDMVAGIDRLTGYREELRGSDRRSIVAVGDFTRDSGAVAMRQLLEDDPDLDAVFVASDLMAHGALQALQAAGRRVPDDVAVIGFDDIALARYTEPPLSTVRQPIVGQGREMARQLLRLAAGEDIADSVILPTELVIRGTT from the coding sequence ATGCCCCGACCGACACTGGAACAGGTCGCGCAGCGGGCGGGCGTGTCCCGGGCCACCGTCTCGCGCGTGGTCAACGACTCCCCCACGGTCGCCGAGTCGATCCGCGCCGCCGTGCGCCGCGCCATCGACGAGCTGGGGTACGTGCCCAACCAGGCCGCGCGCAGCCTGGTCACCCAGCGCACCGACTCGTTCGCGCTGATCCTGCCGGAGAGCCCGTCCCGGGTGTTCTCCGACGACCAGTTCTTCCCCGGCATCATCCGGGGCGTCAGCCAGGAGCTGGACTCCGCGGACAAGCAGCTGGTGCTGATGGTGGCCGGCTCGCAGGCCAGCCACGACCGGATCGAGCGCTACGCGCTGGCCCGGCACATCGACGGCGTGCTGATCGCCTCCATGCACGGCGCCGACCCGCTGCCCGGCACGCTGGCCCGGATGGGCATCCCCGTGCTCTGCGGCGGCCGCCCGCTCAGCCAGGTACGCGTGCCGTACGTCGAGGTCGACAACGTCACCGGGGCGCGCACGGCCGTACGCCACCTGCTGGAGACCGGCCGCAGCCGGATCGCCACCATCGCCGGCCCGCAGGACATGGTGGCCGGCATCGACCGGCTCACCGGCTACCGGGAGGAGCTGCGCGGCTCGGACCGGCGCTCCATCGTCGCGGTCGGCGACTTCACCCGCGACTCGGGCGCGGTCGCCATGCGCCAGCTCCTGGAGGACGACCCCGACCTCGACGCCGTCTTCGTCGCCTCCGACCTGATGGCCCACGGCGCCCTCCAGGCCCTTCAGGCCGCCGGCCGCCGCGTCCCCGACGACGTGGCCGTGATCGGCTTCGACGACATCGCCCTGGCCCGCTACACCGAGCCGCCGCTGAGCACCGTCCGCCAGCCCATCGTCGGCCAGGGCCGCGAGATGGCCCGCCAGCTGCTGCGCCTGGCCGCCGGCGAGGACATCGCCGACAGCGTCATCCTCCCCACCGAACTCGTCATCCGCGGCACCACCTAA